The Rhinoraja longicauda isolate Sanriku21f chromosome 17, sRhiLon1.1, whole genome shotgun sequence genome includes a region encoding these proteins:
- the vhl gene encoding von Hippel-Lindau disease tumor suppressor, with the protein MPEIGDPEAVTGMGPIRSHHSRQSSFVTFCNCTARSVRPVWINYRGQPETYAEMKAQSGRKMNTFMGHPWMFRDAVSDDRLLVNGHEVFVSPPGQVNEIGQPRYIMVKITIPVYTLKERCLQVVRSLVKQEDYRNLEIARTLHSDLEDHPQVLKDLQRLQQLAEQEENDLN; encoded by the exons ATGCCGGAGATCGGGGACCCCGAGGCCGTGACGGGCATGGGTCCAATCCGCTCGCACCACAGCCGCCAGAGTTCGTTCGTCACCTTCTGTAACTGCACGGCCCGCAGCGTGCGGCCGGTGTGGATCAACTACCGCGGGCAGCCCGAGACCTACGCCGAGATGAAGGCGCAGAGCGGCCGCAAGATGAACACTTTCATGG GTCACCCGTGGATGTTCCGTGATGCGGTTTCTGATGACAGGCTCCTTGTCAATGGTCACGAGGTCTTCGTCTCGCCCCCCGGTCAAGTTAATGAGATTGGGCAGCCTCGATACATCATGGTTAAAATCACCATACCAG TTTACACACTAAAGGAGCGGTGCCTGCAAGTGGTGCGCAGCCTGGTGAAGCAGGAGGATTACAGAAACCTGGAGATTGCCCGAACACTACACAGTGACCTGGAGGATCACCCCCAGGTGCTGAAAGATCTTCAGCGCCTCCAGCAGCTGGCTGAACAGGAAGAAAATGACCTGAACTGA
- the LOC144601877 gene encoding uncharacterized protein LOC144601877 isoform X1 translates to MQSRRSRRAPAERKCISIWDKSEPAVYPHPITDHWVKLKYQTPELSLTMPQSAPPYYSEKCSRFRYDGCLSSVPTSRITDYLIDEFTELKPGAYPASKPRIPVQFANPYQELKLTTLKYWIDSDTCGNLCPIARKRVT, encoded by the exons ATGCAAAGTAGGAGAAGCCGTCGCGCCCCTGCGGAGCGGAAATG CATCTCCATCTGGGACAAGAGCGAGCCCGCTGTCTACCCTCACCCCATAACCGATCACTGGGTCAAGCTGAAGTATCAG ACACCAGAACTAAGCCTCACCATGCCTCAAA GCGCTCCACCATACTATAGTGAGAAGTGTTCGCGTTTCCGCTACGATGGCTGTCTGAGCAGTGTGCCCACGTCCAGGATTACCGACTATCTGATTGACGAGTTCACAGAGCTGAAGCCAG GTGCCTATCCAGCCAGCAAGcccaggattccagtgcaatttgCAAACCCATACCAAGAACTGAAGCTGACCACCTTGAAGTACTGGATAGACTCGGATACCTGCGGCAACCTTT GTCCCATTGCACGAAAGAGAGTCACCTAA
- the LOC144601877 gene encoding uncharacterized protein LOC144601877 isoform X2 — translation MHLHLGQERARCLPSPHNRSLGQAEVSGAPPYYSEKCSRFRYDGCLSSVPTSRITDYLIDEFTELKPGAYPASKPRIPVQFANPYQELKLTTLKYWIDSDTCGNLCPIARKRVT, via the exons ATG CATCTCCATCTGGGACAAGAGCGAGCCCGCTGTCTACCCTCACCCCATAACCGATCACTGGGTCAAGCTGAAGTATCAG GCGCTCCACCATACTATAGTGAGAAGTGTTCGCGTTTCCGCTACGATGGCTGTCTGAGCAGTGTGCCCACGTCCAGGATTACCGACTATCTGATTGACGAGTTCACAGAGCTGAAGCCAG GTGCCTATCCAGCCAGCAAGcccaggattccagtgcaatttgCAAACCCATACCAAGAACTGAAGCTGACCACCTTGAAGTACTGGATAGACTCGGATACCTGCGGCAACCTTT GTCCCATTGCACGAAAGAGAGTCACCTAA